A stretch of the Bacillus anthracis str. Vollum genome encodes the following:
- the leuC gene encoding 3-isopropylmalate dehydratase large subunit, whose translation MGKRLLDKLWERHVVTTNENGLDLLYIDLHLVHEVTSPQAFEGLRLTNRTVRRPDLTFATMDHNIPTKDVWNITDRIAKQQLDTLRENCKQFQVPLADIGDEEQGIVHVIGPELGLTQPGKTIVCGDSHTATHGAFGALAFGIGTSEVEHVLATQTLWQRKPKAMGIELKGKLQKGVYAKDIILHLLSKYGVAVGTGYVMEFYGETIGTMEMEERMTLCNMAIEGGAKAGIIAPDEKTFAYVKGRKYAPRDYETFEKKWFELYTDADAIYDLHISIDVTDLAPYVTWGTNPSMGVRIDEKLPEKHDVNDERAFSYMGLIPGQSTYDIPVQHVFIGSCTNSRLSDLEIAASVVKGRKVKEGVRALVVPGSKRVRDAAMQKGLHHIFEEAGFEWREPGCSMCLGMNPDQVPEGEHCASTSNRNFEGRQGKGARTHLVSPAMAAAAALYGHFVDIRKESYDGAISYS comes from the coding sequence ATGGGGAAAAGGTTGCTAGATAAGCTTTGGGAAAGACACGTAGTTACGACCAACGAAAATGGATTGGATTTATTATATATCGATCTGCATCTTGTTCATGAAGTAACGTCACCGCAAGCCTTTGAAGGCTTGCGGCTTACAAATCGAACGGTACGCAGACCAGATTTAACATTCGCAACGATGGATCATAATATTCCAACGAAAGATGTTTGGAATATTACCGATCGCATTGCGAAGCAGCAACTAGATACGCTTCGGGAAAATTGTAAACAATTTCAGGTGCCGTTAGCGGATATCGGGGATGAAGAGCAAGGGATCGTTCATGTTATCGGACCAGAACTTGGGCTCACGCAGCCAGGAAAAACAATTGTTTGTGGTGATAGTCATACAGCAACGCACGGTGCGTTTGGCGCGCTAGCATTTGGCATTGGTACGAGTGAAGTGGAACATGTATTGGCAACGCAAACGTTGTGGCAAAGAAAACCGAAAGCGATGGGAATTGAGTTAAAAGGAAAATTACAGAAAGGCGTTTACGCAAAAGATATTATTTTGCATCTCCTTTCAAAGTACGGTGTAGCAGTTGGAACTGGATACGTAATGGAATTTTACGGAGAGACGATTGGGACCATGGAGATGGAAGAGAGAATGACGCTTTGTAATATGGCGATTGAAGGAGGAGCAAAAGCGGGTATTATCGCACCAGATGAAAAAACATTTGCTTATGTAAAAGGACGTAAATATGCACCGAGAGACTATGAAACTTTCGAGAAGAAATGGTTTGAACTGTATACAGATGCAGATGCAATTTATGATTTACATATTTCGATAGATGTTACGGATTTAGCGCCGTATGTTACGTGGGGAACGAACCCGAGTATGGGAGTTCGTATTGATGAGAAATTGCCAGAAAAGCATGATGTAAATGACGAAAGAGCATTCTCTTATATGGGATTAATCCCTGGACAAAGTACGTATGACATTCCAGTTCAGCATGTCTTCATTGGATCTTGTACAAATTCTAGATTATCTGATTTAGAAATTGCTGCATCTGTTGTGAAAGGGAGAAAGGTAAAAGAAGGTGTGCGAGCACTCGTTGTACCTGGATCGAAAAGAGTAAGGGATGCGGCGATGCAAAAAGGACTACATCACATATTTGAAGAAGCTGGATTTGAATGGAGAGAACCTGGATGTTCCATGTGTCTTGGAATGAATCCAGATCAAGTACCTGAAGGAGAGCATTGTGCTTCAACTTCAAATCGTAATTTTGAAGGAAGACAAGGAAAAGGAGCACGAACGCATTTAGTTAGCCCAGCAATGGCGGCAGCAGCTGCGTTATATGGTCATTTTGTTGATATTAGAAAGGAGAGTTATGATGGAGCCATTTCGTATTCATAA
- the leuD gene encoding 3-isopropylmalate dehydratase small subunit: protein MEPFRIHKGTAAVLMNDNIDTDQIIPKQYLKRIERTGFGKFLFDEWRYDNERHENPNFPLNAPDRKGASILITGNNFGCGSSREHAPWALADYGFRVIIAGGFADIFYMNCMKNGMLPIVMDKEMREKLVKTDAREQIEVDLENEVITTSTHRFHFTIEKMWKEKLLNGLDEISITMQYEQEIKEYERRIAAY, encoded by the coding sequence ATGGAGCCATTTCGTATTCATAAAGGTACTGCCGCAGTACTAATGAATGATAACATTGATACGGATCAAATTATTCCGAAGCAATATTTAAAGAGAATTGAAAGAACTGGGTTTGGAAAGTTTTTATTTGATGAGTGGCGATATGATAATGAGCGACACGAAAACCCTAATTTCCCACTAAATGCACCAGATAGAAAAGGAGCAAGTATATTAATTACAGGTAATAATTTTGGATGTGGTTCTTCAAGAGAACATGCACCTTGGGCACTTGCTGATTATGGTTTCCGCGTAATTATCGCCGGAGGATTTGCAGATATTTTTTATATGAATTGTATGAAAAATGGTATGTTACCAATTGTAATGGATAAAGAAATGCGAGAGAAGCTTGTCAAAACGGATGCGAGAGAACAAATAGAAGTAGATTTAGAGAATGAAGTCATTACAACGAGTACCCACAGATTCCATTTTACAATCGAGAAAATGTGGAAAGAGAAATTATTAAATGGTTTAGATGAAATTAGTATTACAATGCAATATGAACAAGAAATAAAAGAGTATGAAAGAAGGATAGCTGCATATTGA
- the hisZ gene encoding ATP phosphoribosyltransferase regulatory subunit: MTKWKRANPNGTRDYLFEECTLIEEVEQKLRRTFLERGYEEIRTPTIEFYDVFAFQSRPIDEEKMYKFFDEKGRIIVLRPDMTIPLARVVGTQRCDTPLKVTYSGNVFRANESLAGKYNEIVQSGIEVIGIDNVRAEIECVISVIQSLQKLRVQSFTIEIGQVQLYKCIVKKLSIHEEEEKFLRTYIESKNYASLSNFIRDKKLDRCDETVKLLEKLPRLFGNLEVIEEAEKLASSNEMKMAITRVKEIYEAIEKLGYGSYISIDLGTIQHLDYYTGVIFKGYIYEIGEEIVSGGRYDELIGNFGEMLPAVGLAVQVNQIVKALQEQQEPYERKRIDIMIHYELNRLAEAERLRNLLQKDGKKVALSLFSNLNDTFQFARKNQIVTVVEAKSESLVEYVWKEKWVVQKEGETSCVTFKLR, from the coding sequence ATGACAAAATGGAAACGGGCAAACCCAAATGGAACGAGAGATTATTTATTCGAAGAATGTACGTTAATTGAAGAAGTGGAGCAAAAATTAAGGCGTACTTTTTTAGAGAGAGGTTATGAAGAAATAAGGACACCAACAATTGAATTTTATGATGTGTTCGCCTTTCAAAGCAGGCCGATAGATGAAGAAAAGATGTATAAATTTTTTGATGAAAAGGGGCGGATTATCGTATTGCGTCCAGATATGACAATTCCTTTAGCGAGAGTGGTGGGAACGCAGAGGTGTGATACGCCACTTAAAGTGACGTATAGCGGAAATGTATTTCGAGCGAATGAGTCTCTTGCTGGAAAATATAATGAGATTGTACAAAGTGGTATTGAAGTTATCGGTATTGATAATGTAAGAGCTGAAATTGAATGTGTTATAAGCGTCATTCAATCACTTCAAAAGTTAAGGGTGCAATCTTTTACAATAGAGATTGGGCAAGTACAGTTATATAAATGTATTGTCAAAAAGCTCTCCATTCATGAGGAAGAAGAGAAATTTCTTAGAACATATATTGAAAGTAAAAATTATGCCTCTTTATCCAATTTTATTAGAGATAAGAAATTAGATCGATGTGATGAAACAGTAAAGTTACTGGAGAAATTACCGAGGTTATTTGGGAATTTAGAAGTGATTGAGGAAGCAGAAAAACTCGCCTCAAGTAATGAAATGAAAATGGCTATTACAAGAGTAAAGGAAATATATGAAGCAATTGAAAAACTAGGCTATGGATCTTACATATCAATTGATTTAGGAACGATTCAACATTTGGACTATTATACAGGTGTTATTTTCAAAGGGTATATATATGAAATTGGAGAAGAAATTGTTAGTGGAGGAAGATATGATGAGTTAATTGGAAATTTTGGAGAAATGTTACCGGCTGTTGGACTCGCGGTGCAAGTTAATCAAATTGTAAAGGCGCTGCAAGAGCAGCAAGAGCCATATGAACGAAAGAGAATAGATATTATGATTCATTACGAGTTAAATAGATTAGCAGAAGCGGAACGATTACGAAATTTACTTCAAAAGGACGGGAAAAAAGTAGCGCTATCTTTATTCTCTAATTTAAATGATACTTTTCAATTTGCTAGAAAAAATCAAATCGTAACGGTCGTTGAGGCAAAGAGTGAATCATTAGTGGAATATGTGTGGAAAGAGAAATGGGTCGTCCAGAAAGAAGGGGAAACTTCATGCGTAACATTCAAATTGCGTTAA